The Candidatus Baltobacteraceae bacterium genome includes a region encoding these proteins:
- a CDS encoding sugar ABC transporter ATP-binding protein, whose amino-acid sequence MRALDGVTLDLYAGEVLALVGENGAGKSTLMKILAGAQPADRGQILIDGAEVTIDSPRTAERLGVGMIYQEFNLVPALDAIDNIVLGDEPLRGILLDERAARERAAAVFAELGITLPLNVETARLAVAQQQMIEIAKVLAKKARIIVMDEPSAALTDREIDALFAVIAKLKARGAGIIYISHRMEELPKISDRVTVLRDGKAIETRATKDFPPDEIVRAMVGRSVENHFPDLPAVAPDAPVALSVKHLTRDPAIHDISFDVRRGEIVGLAGLVGAGRTEICRAIAGADMPQSGEIDVRGSRVKILAPSDSIRAGIAFITEDRKGQGLVLGMSVGENITLAHLAQFVNREHLLDAKKEEDAAAQYIAELRIRTPNSRQIARNLSGGNQQKVVLAKWLIGGANVFLFDEPTRGIDIGAKAEIYTLMVKLAENGAAIVMVSSELPEVLGMSHRILVVRGGRIVTEFARADATPDRVIAAATGAAA is encoded by the coding sequence CGCAGCCCGCCGACCGCGGGCAGATTCTCATCGACGGCGCCGAGGTGACCATCGACTCGCCGCGTACGGCCGAGCGGCTCGGCGTTGGGATGATCTATCAGGAATTCAATCTCGTGCCGGCGCTCGATGCGATCGATAACATCGTCCTCGGCGACGAACCGCTGCGCGGCATTCTGCTCGACGAACGCGCCGCGCGCGAGCGTGCGGCTGCGGTGTTCGCCGAACTCGGCATCACGCTGCCGCTCAACGTGGAAACGGCGCGGCTTGCCGTCGCGCAGCAGCAGATGATCGAGATCGCAAAAGTTCTGGCGAAAAAAGCCCGCATCATCGTGATGGACGAGCCGAGCGCCGCGCTGACCGATCGCGAGATCGACGCGCTCTTCGCCGTGATCGCCAAGCTCAAAGCGCGCGGTGCCGGCATCATCTACATCTCGCATCGTATGGAAGAGCTGCCCAAAATCTCCGATCGGGTGACGGTTTTGCGCGACGGTAAGGCGATCGAGACGCGCGCGACCAAGGATTTTCCGCCCGACGAGATCGTGCGCGCGATGGTCGGGCGTTCGGTGGAGAATCACTTTCCCGACCTGCCGGCGGTCGCGCCCGACGCGCCGGTCGCGCTCTCGGTCAAACATCTCACGCGCGACCCGGCGATCCACGACATCTCCTTCGACGTGCGGCGCGGCGAGATCGTGGGACTTGCGGGGTTGGTGGGCGCCGGCCGAACGGAGATCTGCCGGGCGATTGCGGGCGCCGATATGCCGCAGAGCGGCGAGATCGACGTGCGCGGTTCGCGCGTGAAGATTCTCGCACCGAGCGATTCGATTCGCGCGGGCATCGCGTTCATTACCGAAGATCGAAAAGGTCAGGGGCTGGTACTCGGGATGAGCGTGGGCGAGAACATCACGCTCGCCCATCTCGCGCAGTTCGTCAATCGCGAGCATCTGCTCGATGCCAAGAAAGAAGAAGATGCCGCCGCCCAGTACATCGCCGAACTGCGGATTCGCACGCCGAACTCGCGGCAGATCGCGCGCAATCTTTCGGGCGGCAATCAACAGAAGGTCGTGCTCGCGAAGTGGCTGATCGGCGGCGCTAACGTCTTTCTCTTCGACGAGCCGACGCGCGGAATCGACATCGGCGCGAAGGCCGAGATCTATACCCTCATGGTCAAATTGGCGGAGAACGGAGCCGCGATCGTTATGGTGAGCAGCGAATTGCCCGAGGTCCTGGGCATGTCCCATCGCATCCTGGTCGTGCGCGGCGGCCGAATCGTTACGGAGTTTGCGCGCGCGGATGCGACGCCGGATCGCGTCATCGCGGCCGCCACGGGGGCTGCCGCCTGA